Proteins encoded together in one Mycobacterium sp. MS1601 window:
- the tkt gene encoding transketolase, producing MTTAPEARSEIASRTDELDQLAINTLRFLAADAVQAANSGHPGLPLGTSAIAWTLWSRHLRHDPADPQWPDRDRFILSAGHGSMLLYALLHVFGYNLPLHELRRFRQLGSQTPGHPEYGHTPGVETTTGPLGQGIANAVGIALGERMLAARCNVDGHTVVDHRTWVLAGDGDLMEGISHEAASLAGRLGLDRLIVIFDDNNITIDGPASRSCNDDAEARFAAYGWRVLTVGDGNDVAALDAAFSAAAAPDGRPTFVRVQTTIGFGAPGVEGTPKAHGSPLGEQVLDQMRRRLDWPNLDFHVPVAVGAAAALVATRGAEAHRRWSQAHARWQADHTALSADFPLDGVPAFEHPDSLSALATELARTPQMATRKASGAVLAALAPDYPGLVGGSADLAASTNTAIPGGDIGPGDFDGRTIHFGIREHAMAAVMNGLALHGGLRPFGSTFLVFADYLRPALRLSALMRLPVIYVFTHDSVHVGEDGPTHQPIEQLESLRLIPGLTVLRPADAAETATAWQLAVDNLDGPTALVLSRQDLPALATVGLDDIRRIGGRTVHEPSHPPEVVLAASGSEVALALAAADELETLGVPAAVMSVMWRERLDRALRDGDHELPSVPMVCVEAGVTVGWRALAGSRGTSIGICRFGESGPGPDVAAALGLTTAAVVDAALRSLGRA from the coding sequence GTGACCACCGCACCCGAGGCGCGCAGCGAGATCGCTTCGCGTACCGACGAACTGGATCAGCTGGCCATCAACACCCTGCGGTTCCTGGCAGCCGATGCCGTGCAGGCGGCCAACAGTGGACATCCCGGCCTGCCGCTGGGCACCAGCGCCATTGCGTGGACGTTGTGGTCACGGCACCTACGTCACGACCCGGCCGACCCGCAGTGGCCCGACCGTGACCGGTTCATCCTGTCGGCCGGCCACGGCTCGATGTTGCTCTACGCGCTGCTGCACGTCTTCGGCTACAACCTGCCGCTGCACGAGCTGCGCCGCTTCCGCCAGCTGGGCTCGCAGACACCGGGCCATCCTGAGTACGGCCACACCCCGGGTGTGGAGACCACCACCGGGCCCCTGGGCCAGGGCATCGCCAATGCCGTGGGAATTGCGCTGGGGGAACGGATGTTGGCGGCACGGTGCAATGTCGACGGGCACACCGTGGTGGACCACCGCACCTGGGTGCTGGCCGGTGACGGTGACCTGATGGAAGGCATCAGCCACGAGGCCGCTTCGCTGGCCGGGCGTCTCGGCCTGGACCGGCTGATCGTGATCTTCGATGACAACAACATCACCATCGACGGGCCCGCCAGCCGCAGCTGCAACGACGACGCCGAAGCCCGGTTCGCCGCGTACGGCTGGCGAGTTCTCACCGTTGGTGACGGCAACGACGTCGCCGCACTCGATGCCGCCTTCAGCGCCGCCGCCGCCCCAGACGGACGCCCCACCTTCGTGCGCGTACAGACCACCATCGGGTTCGGCGCCCCCGGCGTCGAGGGCACCCCCAAAGCACACGGCAGTCCCCTGGGTGAACAGGTGCTCGATCAGATGCGCCGCCGGCTGGACTGGCCGAATCTGGATTTCCACGTGCCGGTCGCCGTCGGTGCCGCTGCCGCCCTGGTGGCCACCCGCGGAGCCGAGGCACACCGCCGGTGGTCGCAGGCGCATGCCCGTTGGCAGGCCGACCACACTGCCCTGTCCGCCGACTTCCCACTCGATGGTGTGCCGGCCTTCGAGCATCCGGATTCCCTCTCCGCTTTGGCCACGGAACTGGCCCGCACTCCGCAGATGGCCACCCGCAAGGCCTCCGGTGCGGTGTTGGCCGCGTTGGCACCCGATTACCCGGGCCTTGTCGGCGGTTCGGCTGACCTGGCGGCCTCGACCAACACCGCCATCCCCGGAGGCGATATCGGACCCGGCGACTTCGATGGTAGGACAATACATTTCGGCATTCGAGAACATGCCATGGCCGCGGTGATGAACGGGCTGGCCCTGCACGGCGGCCTGCGACCGTTCGGTAGCACCTTCCTGGTGTTCGCCGACTACCTACGACCGGCCCTGCGGCTGTCGGCATTGATGAGACTGCCGGTGATCTATGTGTTCACCCACGACTCGGTGCACGTCGGCGAGGACGGTCCCACCCACCAGCCGATCGAACAGCTGGAATCATTGCGGTTGATCCCCGGCCTGACGGTGCTTCGTCCCGCTGATGCCGCCGAGACGGCCACCGCCTGGCAGCTCGCGGTCGACAACCTCGACGGTCCCACCGCACTGGTGCTGTCCCGCCAGGACCTGCCCGCCCTCGCCACCGTCGGGTTGGACGACATCCGCAGAATCGGTGGGCGCACGGTGCATGAGCCGTCCCACCCCCCGGAGGTGGTGTTGGCGGCCAGCGGATCCGAAGTGGCACTGGCGTTGGCGGCCGCCGACGAACTCGAAACACTCGGTGTGCCCGCAGCCGTGATGTCGGTGATGTGGCGCGAACGCCTCGATCGGGCACTGCGCGACGGCGACCACGAACTGCCGAGCGTGCCGATGGTCTGTGTCGAGGCGGGAGTCACCGTCGGGTGGCGGGCGCTGGCGGGCTCCCGTGGCACCAGCATCGGGATCTGCCGGTTCGGCGAGAGCGGACCCGGCCCCGACGTCGCCGCCGCGCTGGGCCTGACCACTGCGGCGGTGGTGGACGCCGCCCTGCGCAGCCTCGGCCGGGCCTGA
- a CDS encoding HAD-IA family hydrolase codes for MTLEAVLFDVDGTLADTERDGHRPAFNAAFAEHGLDVVWTPQHYGRLLAITGGRRRIAHDLSRRGYRTAERLAADIHLTKTALFRDAILDGTITPRPGVRQLVDDLTHGGIRIGVVTTGRRAWVQPLLEHLLPGVPIQVTITGDDVQRLKPDGEAYLRALQEMALTPRSALAIEDSAVGLRAARSAGVATVVVRNDYTARQDFTGAAQVRDEFDGSESLRADGCRRIHSEFWKRADQK; via the coding sequence GTGACGCTCGAAGCAGTCCTCTTCGACGTCGACGGCACTCTCGCCGACACCGAACGCGACGGGCACCGGCCCGCCTTCAACGCCGCGTTTGCCGAACACGGTCTCGACGTCGTGTGGACACCTCAACATTACGGCCGCCTGCTGGCGATCACCGGTGGGCGCAGACGCATCGCCCACGACCTGTCCCGGCGCGGCTACCGTACCGCTGAGCGCCTGGCCGCCGACATCCATCTGACCAAGACCGCCCTGTTCCGCGACGCCATTCTCGACGGGACGATCACCCCCCGTCCAGGCGTGCGTCAGCTCGTCGACGACCTGACGCACGGGGGCATCAGGATCGGGGTGGTGACCACCGGCCGCCGGGCCTGGGTGCAACCGCTACTCGAGCACCTGCTGCCCGGGGTGCCGATACAGGTGACGATCACCGGCGATGACGTGCAGCGGCTCAAACCCGACGGCGAAGCGTACCTACGAGCACTGCAGGAGATGGCGCTGACACCGCGCAGCGCACTGGCGATCGAGGATTCCGCTGTGGGTCTGCGGGCCGCCAGGAGTGCCGGTGTGGCCACCGTGGTGGTGCGTAACGACTACACCGCCCGCCAGGACTTCACCGGCGCGGCGCAGGTCCGCGACGAGTTCGACGGTTCCGAATCGTTGCGAGCCGACGGGTGCCGCCGTATTCACTCCGAATTCTGGAAGCGCGCCGATCAGAAGTAG
- the map gene encoding type I methionyl aminopeptidase: MIELKTAAEIDKMAVTGAFVAQTLNTLADRAEPGVNLLDLEHHARKLVADRGAVSCYWDYAPSFGSGPFRNVICLSVNDAVLHGLPWDYVLRDGDVLTLDFAVSIDGWVADAAITVAVGDVADADHALIESTRQALAAGIAAAVPGGHLGDISAAIGAVAIRDGYKVNTDFGGHGLGRTMHEDPHIPNLGKRGRGMKLKAGMTLALEPWWSRGSRQLTVDPDGWTLRSADGSMTAHTEHTIAITESGPRILTTTTPSDYDATTPKMRTGASNSLVKMSAVAR, translated from the coding sequence ATGATCGAACTCAAGACGGCCGCAGAAATCGACAAGATGGCCGTCACCGGCGCGTTCGTCGCGCAGACCCTCAACACCCTTGCCGACCGAGCCGAACCCGGCGTGAATCTCCTCGACCTGGAGCACCACGCCCGCAAACTGGTCGCCGACCGCGGCGCAGTCTCCTGCTACTGGGACTACGCGCCGTCCTTCGGCAGCGGCCCGTTCCGCAACGTCATCTGCCTGTCGGTCAATGATGCTGTCCTGCACGGGCTTCCGTGGGATTACGTTCTGCGCGACGGCGACGTTCTGACGTTGGACTTCGCCGTCTCGATAGACGGCTGGGTGGCTGACGCCGCGATCACCGTGGCCGTCGGTGACGTCGCCGATGCCGACCACGCGCTCATCGAGTCCACCCGCCAGGCGCTGGCCGCGGGCATTGCCGCCGCCGTGCCAGGCGGCCACCTCGGTGACATCTCGGCAGCCATCGGCGCGGTCGCCATTCGCGACGGCTACAAGGTGAACACCGACTTCGGCGGCCACGGCCTCGGCCGGACCATGCACGAGGATCCCCACATCCCGAACCTGGGCAAGCGTGGCCGCGGGATGAAACTGAAGGCAGGCATGACCCTGGCGCTGGAGCCGTGGTGGTCGCGCGGTTCCAGGCAGCTGACTGTCGACCCCGACGGCTGGACACTGCGTTCGGCAGACGGGTCCATGACCGCACATACCGAACACACCATCGCCATCACCGAGAGCGGACCACGCATCCTCACCACAACCACCCCGAGTGACTACGACGCGACGACTCCAAAAATGCGTACCGGCGCTTCGAATTCCCTCGTTAAAATGAGTGCGGTGGCGAGGTGA
- a CDS encoding STAS domain-containing protein — protein MSDQPKLVNESTGPVTCVIGEEWVGRVAVLSVSGVVDMLTAPQLEEAINVSLSKTPAALVVDLTDVEFLASAGMGVLVGAHDQLPADVKFGVVADGPVTSRPLKLVGIADIVDLFQTRDEALAKLDA, from the coding sequence TTGTCCGATCAGCCAAAGCTCGTCAACGAGTCCACCGGCCCGGTGACATGCGTCATCGGTGAGGAGTGGGTCGGCCGGGTTGCCGTGCTGTCCGTCTCCGGTGTTGTTGACATGCTGACAGCTCCTCAGCTCGAGGAAGCCATCAACGTTTCACTGAGCAAGACTCCCGCCGCTCTGGTCGTTGATCTCACCGATGTGGAGTTCCTGGCGTCGGCCGGCATGGGTGTTCTGGTAGGTGCCCATGACCAGTTGCCCGCGGACGTGAAGTTCGGCGTGGTGGCCGACGGTCCAGTGACCAGCAGGCCGCTGAAACTCGTCGGAATCGCCGACATCGTGGACCTGTTTCAGACACGTGACGAAGCCCTCGCCAAATTGGATGCGTGA
- a CDS encoding aldo/keto reductase → MSTVPAITLNDGTTIPQLGFGVFQVPPEDTAAVVQSALGVGYRHFDTAEMYGNEKGVGEGIRAAGLDRGDVYITSKLNNGFHRPDDARRAFDDTLAALGYEYVDLFLIHWPLPTQYDGDFVSTWNVLEEFARDGRARSIGVSNFQPAHLDKLAAGSSTVPAVNQIEVHPYLTNDEVRAYGQQHGIVTEAWSPIAQGKVLDDAVITAIADATGKTPAQVVLRWHIQRGDVVFPKSVTPKRMQENFDIFDFELDGDQMAAISGLDQGEAGRTGPNPDTFDYIPA, encoded by the coding sequence ATGAGTACTGTTCCGGCTATCACGCTGAACGACGGCACCACGATCCCGCAGCTGGGTTTCGGTGTCTTTCAGGTGCCCCCGGAGGACACCGCGGCGGTGGTGCAGTCCGCGCTGGGAGTCGGCTACCGCCACTTCGACACCGCCGAGATGTACGGCAACGAAAAGGGCGTCGGTGAGGGTATCCGCGCAGCCGGACTGGACCGCGGGGACGTCTACATCACCAGCAAGCTCAACAACGGATTCCACCGGCCCGATGACGCCCGCCGCGCGTTCGACGACACTCTGGCCGCGCTGGGTTATGAGTATGTGGATCTGTTCCTGATCCACTGGCCCTTGCCCACCCAGTACGACGGCGACTTCGTCTCGACCTGGAATGTGTTGGAGGAGTTCGCCCGCGACGGCCGTGCCCGCAGCATCGGTGTCTCGAACTTCCAGCCCGCGCACCTGGACAAGCTGGCGGCAGGTTCGTCAACCGTGCCTGCGGTCAATCAGATCGAAGTCCACCCGTACCTGACCAACGACGAGGTGCGCGCCTACGGCCAGCAGCACGGCATCGTCACCGAGGCGTGGTCGCCGATCGCGCAGGGCAAGGTGCTCGACGACGCCGTGATCACCGCGATCGCCGACGCCACGGGCAAGACCCCGGCGCAGGTGGTGCTGCGCTGGCACATCCAGCGTGGTGACGTGGTGTTCCCCAAGTCGGTGACGCCGAAGCGGATGCAGGAGAACTTCGACATCTTCGACTTCGAACTCGACGGCGACCAGATGGCCGCGATCTCGGGGCTGGACCAGGGCGAGGCCGGGCGGACCGGGCCCAACCCGGACACTTTCGACTACATCCCCGCCTGA
- a CDS encoding response regulator — protein sequence MTAAVSTIPVRVVLVDDHEMVIEGLKAMLAAFKNRVRVVGETVGAEDALRVIDSLKPDIVLCDVRMQGASGLDLCRAIRERDPQRKVILLSVYDDEQYLFQALRVGASGYLLKGISSDELVRQLEYVHAGSTAIDAGLAARAVDTAARLQRDEFWPGARHGLTQRESEILSFVVTGLSNRGIAGRLVIGDETVKSHLRSIYRKLGVSDRTAAVATALREGIYQ from the coding sequence ATGACGGCGGCTGTCTCGACAATTCCAGTGCGGGTGGTTCTAGTCGATGACCACGAAATGGTGATCGAGGGACTCAAAGCGATGCTCGCGGCCTTCAAAAATCGCGTGCGCGTCGTGGGAGAGACTGTCGGTGCCGAAGATGCGCTGCGCGTCATCGACAGTCTGAAACCCGACATCGTGCTGTGCGACGTCCGGATGCAGGGCGCCAGCGGGCTGGATTTGTGCCGGGCCATCCGGGAACGCGACCCGCAACGCAAGGTCATCCTGTTGTCGGTCTACGACGATGAGCAATATCTCTTCCAGGCACTGCGGGTTGGTGCGTCGGGATATCTGCTCAAGGGCATCAGCAGCGACGAGCTGGTGCGGCAGCTGGAGTACGTGCACGCCGGATCCACCGCCATCGACGCGGGTCTGGCTGCGCGGGCCGTGGACACCGCGGCCCGCCTGCAGCGCGACGAGTTCTGGCCGGGCGCCCGCCACGGCCTGACCCAGCGAGAGAGCGAGATCCTGTCGTTCGTCGTCACCGGGCTGTCCAACCGCGGCATTGCCGGTCGCTTGGTGATCGGGGACGAGACGGTCAAGAGCCATCTGCGGTCCATCTACCGCAAGCTCGGGGTCAGCGACCGCACCGCGGCTGTCGCCACCGCGCTGCGCGAGGGGATCTACCAGTGA
- the rpe gene encoding ribulose-phosphate 3-epimerase produces MTPSTPKLVASVLPANFADLGRDVRAIQAAGIDRIQWDVMDGRFVPNMTFGPDVIAATRGLVDIGFEAHLMVEDPDPMLGRWVEAGCAIVIVHAEACRHLHRTLGRIRDLGARTGVALNPATPLSAVESVLDLTDLLLVMTVNPGFGGQRYLPTMESKIAAARAEIDCRGLDIEVEVDGGITLGTIAGAADAGATVFCAGSALFTGDNTMAERTTALRTAASERLVLQ; encoded by the coding sequence ATGACGCCTTCGACTCCGAAGCTGGTGGCCTCGGTGCTGCCGGCCAACTTCGCCGACCTGGGCCGCGACGTGCGCGCGATCCAAGCGGCAGGCATCGACAGAATCCAGTGGGATGTGATGGACGGCAGGTTCGTCCCGAACATGACGTTCGGTCCAGACGTCATTGCCGCGACCCGGGGTCTGGTGGACATCGGTTTCGAAGCCCACCTGATGGTCGAGGACCCCGATCCGATGCTGGGCCGCTGGGTGGAAGCGGGCTGCGCGATCGTGATCGTGCACGCCGAAGCGTGTCGACACCTGCACCGCACGCTGGGACGTATCCGGGATCTCGGTGCCCGCACCGGAGTCGCACTCAACCCGGCCACCCCGCTCAGTGCCGTCGAGTCGGTGCTCGACCTCACCGACCTACTGCTGGTGATGACCGTCAATCCCGGCTTCGGTGGGCAACGGTATCTGCCGACCATGGAGTCCAAGATCGCCGCCGCCCGAGCTGAAATCGACTGCCGTGGACTGGATATCGAAGTGGAGGTCGATGGCGGCATAACACTGGGCACCATTGCCGGCGCCGCGGATGCCGGGGCCACGGTGTTCTGCGCCGGCTCGGCGTTGTTCACCGGCGACAACACCATGGCCGAGCGCACCACCGCGTTGCGCACCGCCGCGAGTGAAAGGCTGGTTCTGCAGTGA
- a CDS encoding FHA domain-containing protein produces MTIGRGPASAIRLDHSWLSRTHVRLRAEDNRWIMVDCSANGMYIDTERHESVVVTDGLAVQLGRPDGLTVRFTYAHADQPDEITDDPADPDIAGAGAAVAARRRELELTQRGLARDRIINAGALISFEKGRGWPHESTRT; encoded by the coding sequence GTGACCATCGGCCGCGGCCCAGCCTCGGCCATCCGGCTCGACCACTCATGGCTGTCACGCACCCACGTCCGGCTACGCGCCGAGGACAATCGCTGGATCATGGTGGACTGCAGCGCCAACGGAATGTACATCGACACTGAGCGACACGAATCCGTGGTGGTGACAGACGGTTTGGCGGTTCAACTGGGTCGTCCAGACGGGCTGACCGTGCGGTTCACCTACGCCCACGCAGACCAGCCCGACGAGATCACCGATGACCCCGCCGATCCGGATATCGCCGGAGCCGGAGCAGCGGTGGCGGCCCGGCGCCGCGAACTCGAGCTCACCCAACGCGGGTTGGCTCGCGACAGGATCATCAATGCCGGCGCCCTCATCTCATTCGAGAAGGGACGTGGCTGGCCGCACGAGAGTACGAGGACCTGA
- a CDS encoding phosphoribulokinase: MADRLIRIRNIGRSAKRRPVLLAIAGDSASGKSTVAGGLVAALGPQRCVSISTDDYHRFDRSERVSRHQTPLHPDSNYLEILAQHLQLLATGQPILKPVYDHRSGLLLRPQLIEPREFVIVEGLLSLHNSLARACFDIAVYLDPDEEVRRQWKIQRDTTTRGYTTDQVLAELAERTEDAVAHVHPQQPLADVVVRFAPIAGRHDPPGTPLSAALLLRPTITQPDLVELLPPGAARAMHMRLAHDGNGRPVDSVHVHGYAAAEERRRLEKVLWHELTGEGSDMPDSLGRLGSGAHSTPLAVTQMLLWFHLLQCRR, from the coding sequence ATGGCCGACAGACTGATTCGCATCCGCAACATCGGACGGTCCGCAAAACGGCGGCCCGTGCTGCTGGCCATCGCCGGAGACAGCGCCTCCGGCAAGAGCACGGTGGCGGGCGGGTTGGTCGCCGCGTTGGGACCGCAACGGTGTGTGTCGATCTCGACCGATGACTACCACCGGTTCGACCGCTCGGAACGGGTGAGCAGACACCAGACGCCACTGCACCCCGACTCCAACTATCTGGAGATCTTGGCCCAGCACCTGCAACTGCTGGCGACCGGGCAGCCGATCCTCAAACCTGTCTACGACCACCGCAGCGGATTGCTGCTGCGGCCACAGCTGATCGAACCGCGCGAGTTCGTCATCGTCGAGGGACTACTGTCCCTGCACAACAGTCTGGCCCGGGCCTGTTTCGACATCGCGGTGTACCTCGATCCCGATGAGGAGGTGCGCCGGCAGTGGAAGATACAGCGCGACACCACAACTCGCGGCTATACCACCGATCAGGTGCTGGCTGAACTGGCTGAGCGCACCGAGGATGCGGTGGCCCATGTCCACCCTCAGCAACCGCTGGCCGACGTGGTGGTGCGGTTCGCCCCGATAGCCGGCCGACATGACCCGCCTGGCACGCCCCTGTCCGCCGCGTTGCTGCTGCGGCCCACCATCACGCAGCCCGACCTGGTCGAACTGCTGCCTCCGGGGGCTGCCAGGGCCATGCACATGCGACTGGCCCATGATGGCAACGGCCGTCCCGTCGACAGCGTGCATGTGCATGGCTATGCCGCCGCAGAAGAGCGTCGTCGATTGGAGAAAGTGCTGTGGCACGAGCTCACCGGAGAAGGCAGTGACATGCCGGATAGTCTGGGCCGCTTGGGTTCCGGCGCCCACAGCACTCCGTTGGCGGTCACGCAGATGCTGCTGTGGTTCCACCTGCTCCAGTGCCGGCGGTGA
- a CDS encoding TetR/AcrR family transcriptional regulator, whose amino-acid sequence MAPRQQELSSSDPDADLTTSDRILAATAEVLARNGMSKLSLSEVALQAGVSRPTLYRWFASKEELLDAFGLWERDLFDRGMAKATAGLRGSERLDAALRFIVEYQQSYSGVRMIDIEPGHVIKRMAYVIPIMRARLELLLPASRAAVAAATATRVAVCHYIVRSDDDAEFLAQLRHAVGLKPSNDG is encoded by the coding sequence GTGGCACCACGACAGCAGGAGCTCTCGTCCTCGGACCCCGACGCGGACCTCACCACCAGTGATCGCATCCTCGCGGCCACCGCGGAGGTGCTCGCCCGCAACGGCATGTCCAAGTTGAGCCTGTCGGAGGTCGCCCTTCAGGCCGGGGTGTCGCGGCCCACGCTCTACCGGTGGTTCGCGTCCAAAGAAGAACTTCTCGATGCGTTCGGCCTCTGGGAGCGCGACCTGTTCGACCGCGGGATGGCCAAGGCCACCGCCGGGTTGCGGGGCAGCGAACGGCTGGACGCGGCGCTGCGGTTCATCGTCGAGTACCAACAGTCGTACTCAGGTGTCCGGATGATCGACATCGAACCCGGCCACGTCATCAAACGCATGGCCTACGTCATCCCGATCATGCGGGCGCGGCTGGAGTTGCTGCTCCCGGCCTCGCGCGCCGCGGTGGCGGCGGCCACCGCCACGCGGGTGGCGGTGTGCCATTACATCGTGCGCAGCGACGACGACGCCGAGTTCCTGGCACAGCTGCGCCACGCCGTGGGTCTGAAACCTTCCAACGACGGCTAG
- a CDS encoding ATP-binding protein, whose amino-acid sequence MTKTHDSAASESDVFERADVVADAVNVVTLREELEHWLRHRFELDSLRLNDVVLAVNEALANVAEFAYRHCDQTGTVDIRAEYERATSILTITVTDYGSWRDSSEREPRRTRGRGIPLMEALSDEVGIDAGAQGTTVCMRFGNISLSASRNGDEVATA is encoded by the coding sequence ATGACGAAGACCCACGACTCCGCAGCATCTGAATCGGACGTTTTCGAGCGTGCAGATGTGGTGGCCGATGCGGTCAATGTGGTCACGCTGCGCGAAGAGTTGGAGCATTGGCTCAGACACCGTTTTGAGCTCGACAGCCTGCGCCTCAACGATGTGGTTCTAGCTGTCAACGAGGCACTGGCAAACGTAGCGGAGTTCGCTTACCGGCATTGCGATCAGACGGGTACCGTCGACATCCGCGCCGAGTACGAACGGGCCACGTCCATTCTGACCATCACGGTCACCGACTACGGCAGTTGGCGCGATTCCAGCGAACGTGAACCCAGGCGGACGAGGGGTCGCGGCATTCCCCTGATGGAAGCGCTGTCCGACGAAGTGGGTATCGACGCGGGCGCGCAGGGCACCACCGTGTGCATGCGGTTCGGGAACATCTCGCTGAGCGCATCGCGCAACGGCGACGAAGTGGCCACTGCCTGA
- a CDS encoding helix-turn-helix domain-containing protein — protein sequence MVRVPLSAEQIRAGQRLGALIRTARAGRAPEAIARTAGISPETLRKIEVGRLPSPSFGTVVGLCEALGLPLDKAVEVWRDDDLSREDERQIAI from the coding sequence ATGGTCCGCGTCCCGCTCAGTGCCGAACAGATCCGTGCCGGGCAACGTCTCGGTGCCCTGATCAGGACGGCGCGCGCCGGACGAGCCCCCGAAGCCATCGCCCGCACTGCCGGGATCTCACCGGAAACGCTGCGCAAGATCGAAGTCGGCCGGCTGCCCAGCCCGAGTTTCGGGACCGTGGTGGGTCTCTGCGAGGCGCTGGGCTTACCGCTCGACAAGGCCGTTGAGGTCTGGCGCGACGACGATCTGTCTCGTGAGGACGAACGCCAGATCGCGATCTGA
- a CDS encoding dienelactone hydrolase family protein — MTDITYPTPAGPLRAYQSRPEGEGPWPGVVVIHDVFGLTADVKRSCERLSAAGYLTLAPALYGRGNRVGCVVRTMRALSSGAGDAIGDLVAARDVLAGDPSCTGKVGVVGFCMGGGFSLQLAPRRVFDVAAPNYGQWPKDTAALANSCPTVASYGAKDPTLRGAAAKLERILTDAEVPHDVKEYPHVGHSFMNDWGTPPALQFVTRMAGFFYSEPEAEDAWTRILTFFDQHLSQS; from the coding sequence ATGACGGACATCACATATCCGACGCCTGCCGGCCCGCTGCGTGCCTACCAGTCCCGCCCGGAGGGCGAGGGGCCGTGGCCGGGGGTGGTCGTCATCCACGACGTCTTCGGGCTGACCGCCGACGTCAAACGCAGTTGTGAGCGGTTGTCGGCCGCCGGCTATCTGACGCTGGCGCCCGCGCTCTACGGACGGGGCAATCGGGTGGGCTGCGTGGTGCGCACCATGCGCGCGCTGAGCAGTGGCGCCGGTGATGCCATCGGCGACTTGGTGGCAGCACGTGATGTGCTGGCGGGAGATCCGTCCTGCACCGGCAAGGTGGGTGTCGTCGGTTTCTGCATGGGCGGTGGGTTCAGCCTGCAGCTGGCCCCGCGCCGAGTGTTCGACGTCGCCGCTCCCAATTACGGACAGTGGCCCAAAGATACTGCAGCGCTGGCTAATTCGTGTCCGACAGTAGCCAGCTATGGCGCCAAGGATCCGACGCTGAGGGGTGCGGCTGCCAAACTGGAACGCATCCTGACCGACGCCGAGGTGCCACACGACGTCAAGGAGTACCCCCACGTCGGGCACTCGTTCATGAACGACTGGGGGACACCGCCCGCCCTGCAGTTCGTCACGAGGATGGCGGGGTTCTTCTACTCCGAACCGGAAGCTGAAGACGCCTGGACTCGGATCCTGACGTTCTTCGACCAGCACCTGTCGCAGTCGTAG